Proteins co-encoded in one Armatimonadota bacterium genomic window:
- a CDS encoding heat-stable protein, which yields MRRILRYVMLAAEPRGDVDAVHRLVRSATEAEADAIAVVGDLTGPNPTAETLAALFKILGSANLPTYHVPGPDDAPIVDYLREAYNVELVYPYMHSVHGTFSIGPGHVVFAGMGGEIVDERVRAREEVTRLRYEAWEVEYRLKVLQELKDSLKVFLFTTPPAHRGLGETGSQELAQLIKTYNPQLVVVRTPELRTELLGTSLVVSPGYLTRGSAALFDFRERRTERLALG from the coding sequence GTGCGGAGGATCCTCCGATACGTGATGCTTGCCGCTGAGCCTCGGGGCGATGTGGACGCGGTCCACCGTCTCGTGAGATCCGCGACAGAGGCGGAGGCAGACGCCATTGCGGTAGTGGGCGACCTCACCGGCCCGAATCCCACCGCAGAGACCCTCGCGGCCCTCTTCAAGATCCTGGGTTCCGCCAATCTCCCCACCTATCACGTTCCAGGACCGGACGACGCGCCCATCGTGGACTACCTCCGGGAGGCTTACAACGTCGAGCTCGTCTACCCCTACATGCACAGCGTACATGGCACCTTCTCCATTGGACCTGGGCATGTGGTCTTTGCCGGCATGGGCGGGGAGATCGTGGACGAAAGGGTCCGCGCCCGGGAGGAGGTCACCCGGCTGCGCTACGAGGCCTGGGAGGTGGAGTACCGCCTGAAGGTGTTGCAGGAGCTGAAGGACTCCCTCAAGGTGTTCCTCTTTACGACCCCGCCCGCCCATCGGGGCCTCGGAGAAACCGGCAGTCAGGAGCTCGCCCAACTCATCAAGACGTACAACCCGCAGCTGGTGGTGGTTCGCACTCCGGAGCTGCGCACGGAGCTGCTCGGAACCTCCCTCGTGGTGAGCCCGGGGTACCTCACACGGGGATCCGCGGCCCTCTTTGATTTCCGGGAGCGTCGGACGGAGCGTCTTGCCCTGGGCTGA
- a CDS encoding CRISPR-associated ring nuclease — MVVAQLLFGPEDHVWHLLTEGWAPGIERCMHLDPGEEVWLVSVPVLRWTDSRVMLEAMAELNDPAEAIRRYEEIVRGERMRRRREFAERWLTKAERDVARLACQGLDNAAIARRLGRSSRTVANQLSAVYDKLEDWLGFPEPPANRAVLLAELVPYFELVANPQTGVGNRSLSRKGNASHARRSRSG, encoded by the coding sequence ATGGTCGTCGCACAGCTTCTCTTTGGCCCAGAGGACCATGTGTGGCACCTGCTCACCGAGGGGTGGGCCCCGGGAATAGAGCGGTGCATGCACCTGGATCCGGGAGAGGAGGTATGGCTCGTATCGGTGCCTGTGCTCCGGTGGACAGATTCCCGGGTAATGCTGGAGGCCATGGCAGAGCTGAATGACCCAGCGGAGGCGATCCGTCGCTACGAGGAGATCGTCCGGGGCGAGCGGATGCGCCGGAGGCGGGAGTTCGCGGAGCGCTGGCTCACGAAGGCCGAGCGGGACGTGGCCCGCCTGGCCTGTCAGGGACTGGACAACGCCGCCATCGCCCGCCGCCTGGGCCGCAGTTCCAGGACTGTGGCCAATCAGCTGAGCGCGGTCTACGACAAGCTGGAGGACTGGCTGGGGTTTCCGGAGCCGCCGGCCAACCGGGCCGTGCTTCTCGCAGAACTCGTTCCTTATTTCGAGCTCGTCGCAAACCCCCAAACCGGTGTCGGGAACCGCTCACTAAGCAGAAAGGGAAACGCTTCTCATGCGCGGAGGTCGCGGAGCGGTTAA
- a CDS encoding metal ABC transporter ATP-binding protein, protein MREMAIEVRNLTVSYRGQPALRNVSFQIEPGLLVGLVGPNGAGKSTLLKALVGLAVPDTGSVRIFGQPAPQARRLVAYVPQRSEVDWDYPIVVEEVVLMGRFVHLGLIRRPRFEDRQLSRKALQQVGMEGFADRQIGQLSGGQQQRVFLARALAQEARVLLLDEPFVGVDAATEETIYALLRRLQQEGRTVVVATHDLSRAQTAFDRLLLLNQVLVAYGPPERVFTPALLQRTYGGRLTLLEIADRRRGKSP, encoded by the coding sequence ATGAGGGAAATGGCCATCGAGGTGCGCAACCTCACGGTCTCCTACCGGGGGCAGCCCGCCCTCCGCAATGTCTCCTTCCAGATCGAGCCAGGCCTTCTCGTGGGCCTCGTGGGCCCCAACGGGGCCGGGAAGTCCACCCTCCTCAAGGCCCTGGTGGGGCTGGCCGTTCCCGACACGGGATCCGTGCGGATCTTCGGACAGCCCGCCCCGCAGGCCCGGCGCCTGGTGGCGTATGTACCCCAGCGCAGCGAGGTGGACTGGGACTACCCCATCGTGGTAGAGGAGGTGGTCCTCATGGGGCGGTTCGTCCATCTGGGACTGATCCGGAGGCCGAGGTTTGAGGACCGACAGTTGAGCCGCAAGGCCCTTCAGCAGGTGGGGATGGAAGGGTTTGCGGATCGCCAGATCGGACAGCTCTCGGGCGGCCAGCAGCAGCGGGTCTTCCTCGCCCGGGCCCTGGCCCAGGAGGCCCGGGTGCTGCTGTTGGATGAGCCCTTCGTGGGGGTGGATGCGGCCACGGAGGAGACCATCTACGCCCTGCTGCGCCGCCTGCAGCAGGAGGGGCGGACCGTGGTGGTGGCCACCCACGACCTCAGCCGGGCACAGACCGCCTTCGATCGTCTCCTGCTCCTCAATCAGGTGCTGGTGGCCTACGGACCGCCGGAGCGGGTCTTCACGCCGGCCCTCCTGCAGCGCACCTATGGGGGCCGCCTCACCCTGCTGGAAATTGCGGATCGGAGAAGGGGGAAGTCGCCATGA
- a CDS encoding metal-dependent transcriptional regulator yields the protein MRRRRTARRVALEDLLKQAYLADRGRGISVHHLARRLGLAPTAVLALVRRLAREGLVQLRDGGILLTDRGREQAVALVRSHRLWERYLVDRGGVPWTDVHAEAERLEHLSPRELAAELDEALGRPARDPHGARIPRDERESWEPVRRLVERQSGETVDVLEVEDEDPEVLRRLSEKGILPGVRLEVLEVHPEGVRIRVDDREEMLEPDLATAVLTAAD from the coding sequence ATGCGGAGACGTCGGACTGCCCGACGGGTGGCGCTGGAGGACCTGTTGAAGCAGGCCTACCTCGCGGACCGCGGCAGGGGGATCTCCGTCCACCACCTCGCCCGACGCCTGGGCCTGGCGCCCACCGCGGTCCTCGCCCTTGTCCGGCGCCTCGCGCGGGAGGGGCTGGTGCAGCTCCGGGACGGTGGAATCCTGCTCACCGACCGGGGCCGGGAGCAGGCGGTGGCCCTGGTGCGCTCCCATCGGCTCTGGGAGCGGTACCTGGTAGACCGCGGAGGCGTACCGTGGACGGACGTGCACGCGGAGGCGGAGCGCCTGGAACACCTCTCTCCCCGGGAGCTCGCAGCGGAGCTGGACGAAGCCCTGGGACGCCCGGCTCGGGACCCTCACGGCGCCCGCATTCCCCGGGACGAGCGGGAATCCTGGGAGCCGGTCCGCCGGCTTGTGGAGCGACAAAGCGGCGAGACGGTGGACGTCCTGGAGGTGGAGGACGAGGATCCGGAGGTCCTGCGTCGCCTTTCGGAGAAGGGGATCCTCCCGGGCGTCCGCCTTGAAGTGCTGGAGGTGCATCCGGAGGGCGTGCGGATTCGGGTGGACGACCGGGAGGAGATGCTGGAGCCGGATCTGGCGACGGCAGTCCTCACCGCCGCGGATTGA